In the Loxodonta africana isolate mLoxAfr1 chromosome 1, mLoxAfr1.hap2, whole genome shotgun sequence genome, one interval contains:
- the LOC100661235 gene encoding olfactory receptor 2H2-like, with protein sequence MALISYLLTMVCNTLIFLPSMLNPRLHSPMYFFFSKLPFLDICFTTSFVPQMLLNLWGPKKTISFLGCSVQLFIFMPLGTTECILQTVTAFDCYAAVRQPFHYATIIHPHLCGQPVAVTWVIGMVQSIVQAPATLHLTFCPQGQIDDFSCEVPSLIQLSCFCGDITYNEIQMVVASVFIFIVPLTFTLVSYSAITQAVVRVTLAKGRRKAFGTCCSHRMVIIIFYSSVIAVYLQPQNSYAQKRGKFFGLFYAVGTPILNPLI encoded by the coding sequence ATGGCCTTGATTTCATACCTCCTGACCATGGTGTGCAACACACTCATCTTCCTGCCGTCCATGCTGAACCCCAGGCTCCACTCTCCAATGTACTTTTTCTTCTCCAAACTCCCCTTCTTGGATATCTGCTTCACCACAAGTTTTGTCCCCCAGATGCTGCTCAACCTCTGGGGCCCAAAGAAGACCATTAGTTTCCTTGGCTGCTCTGTCCAGCTCTTCATCTTCATGCCTCTGGGGACCACTGAGTGCATCCTGCAGACAGTGACGGCCTTTGACTGCTATGCGGCTGTCCGCCAGCCcttccactatgccaccatcaTCCACCCCCACCTCTGTGGGCAGCCGGTGGCTGTCACCTGGGTCATAGGTATGGTCCAATCAATAGTTCAGGCGCCAGCCACCCTCCACTTAACCTTCTGCCCCCAGGGGCAGATAGATGACTTTTCATGTGAGGTCCCATCTCTAATTCAGCTCTCCTGTTTTTGTGGGGACATCACCTACAATGAGATCCAGATGGTTGTTGCCAGTGTCTTCATCTTTATTGTGCCTCTCACTTTCACCCTTGTCTCTTACAGTGCCATCACCCAGGCAGTGGTGAGAGTTACCTTGGCAAAGGGGAGGAGGAAGGCTTTTGGGACCTGCTGCTCCCATCGCATGGTTATCATTATCTTCTACAGCTCAGTCATTGCTGTCTACCTCCAGCCCCAAAATTCCTATGCCCAAAAGAGGGGCAAGTTCTTTGGTCTCTTTTATGCAGTGGGAACCCCTATACTTAACCCTCTCATATAA